GAGGCTACCGTTACGCTGCCGCCTCGCTCACCGGCCCGGGCAAGAATCCCTGGAACCCGGGCCACTGGACCGGCGGATCTTCTAGCGGCTCGGGTGCAGCCGTGGCCGCCGGCCTGGTTGCCTTCGCCATCGGCTCGGAAACCTGGGGCTCGATCGTGAATCCTTCCTCGTTTTGTGGTGTCACCGGTATGCGGCCGACTTACGGTCGCGTCAGTCGCCACGGGGCGATGCCGCTATCCTGGACGATGGATAAGCTGGGGCCGATCGGCCGCACGGCAGTGGATTGCGGCCTGGTGCTCGCCGCCATCGCCGGTCCCGATCCTCAGGACGCTTCTTCCGTGCCGCAGTCGTTTTCGCCCGCTACGGAAACGCGGCCGGCACGCCCCTGGCTTGCCGCGACGGGATCGGGGCGTGTTGGGGTGATCCGAGAAGACTTTTCGAAACACGGCGATCCGGAAGTAGGCGCGGCATTTGGCGAAGCCTTGAAAGTATTGGAAGCATCCGGCGCCAGGCTCTCTGACGCAAAGCTTCCGGACTTTCCTTACGGGGCCGTGGCAGACCTGATTATCTCGGCCGAGGGTGCTTCTGTGTTTCGACCATTGATCGAAAGCGGCAAGATTTACGAATTGAATGATCCCCTGCAACCCGCCGGCCTCTATGCGGGGCTCAAGATACCGGCTGCCGACTACCTGAAGGCGATGCGCATCCGCGCCCGGATGCAAATCGAGCTGAACAAACTTTTCGAACGGTTCGACCTCTTGGTGGCGCCGAGCGAAATGAAAACCTCGCCAACGCTTGAGGCTGACCTGGAAAAGTATTTCAGCGGAGGCGGCGGGGAAATCGGAGCGGCGGGAAATCTTGCCGGTTGGCCGTGCGTGTCGGTTCCGATGGGCTTCGGGAAAAATCACTTGCCCGTCGGGCTACAAATCGTGGGAAGAGCCTTCGACGAAGCAAGCGTGATTGCTCTCGCTGCCGCCTACCAGAAGAAGACCGATTGGCACCGGCAACGGCCGCCGCATTAGCTGAGCAGGAGCTCGCTCCTGCTCTAAGCCACTGATTACGCGGAGGCAACCCCCGCGCGGAAGGCGGGAGCAAGCTCCCGCACTCCAAGAGGCTTGCTTTCGCGTTCGAAGAATTATTCGACGAACTTCAACTCAGGACACTAGAAGACCTTTGATGACGTCGCGAGGCTTTCCGTGTCATCCTGAGGTCGCCGCGGCGACCGAAGGATCTCATGGCAGAGATGCCCTTCGACAAGCT
Above is a genomic segment from Candidatus Acidiferrales bacterium containing:
- a CDS encoding amidase — protein: MLSEDIFFSPVTELGQKIRRHQLSPVELAEAYLARLESMGQKLNAVATITRELALEQARAAEQEIAAGKYRGPLHGIPYGAKDLLATRGIRTTWGAKPYEDQVFDFDGTVIRRLRHAGAVLVAKLAMVELAGGGGYRYAAASLTGPGKNPWNPGHWTGGSSSGSGAAVAAGLVAFAIGSETWGSIVNPSSFCGVTGMRPTYGRVSRHGAMPLSWTMDKLGPIGRTAVDCGLVLAAIAGPDPQDASSVPQSFSPATETRPARPWLAATGSGRVGVIREDFSKHGDPEVGAAFGEALKVLEASGARLSDAKLPDFPYGAVADLIISAEGASVFRPLIESGKIYELNDPLQPAGLYAGLKIPAADYLKAMRIRARMQIELNKLFERFDLLVAPSEMKTSPTLEADLEKYFSGGGGEIGAAGNLAGWPCVSVPMGFGKNHLPVGLQIVGRAFDEASVIALAAAYQKKTDWHRQRPPH